In the genome of Eulemur rufifrons isolate Redbay chromosome 27, OSU_ERuf_1, whole genome shotgun sequence, one region contains:
- the SLC45A3 gene encoding solute carrier family 45 member 3 codes for MMIQRLWVSRLLRHRKAQLLLVNLLTFGLEVCLAAGITYVPPLLLEVGVEEKFMTMVLGIGPVLGLVSVPLLGSASDHWRGRYGRRRPFIWALSLGILLSLFLIPRAGWLAGLLCPDPRPLELALLIMGVGLLDFCGQVCFTPLEALLSDLFRDPDHCRQAYSVYAFMISLGGCLGYLLPAIDWDASALAPYLGTQEECLFGLLTLIFLTCVAATLLVTEEAALGPAEPAEGLSVPSVQPRCCPCRARLAFWNLGALLPRLHQLCCRMPRTLRRLFVAELCSWMALMTFTLFYTDFVGEGLYRGVPRAEPGTEARRHYDEGVRMGSLGLFLQCAISLVFSLVMDRLVQRFGTRAVYLASVVAFPVAAGATCLSHSVAVVTASAALTGFTFSALQILPYTLAALYHREKQVFLPKYLGDSGGGGSEDSLTTSFLPGPKTGAPFPNGHVGAGGSGLLPPPPALCGASACDVSMRVVVGEPTEARVVPGRGICLDLAILDSAFLLSQVAPSLFMGSIVQLSQSVTAYMVSAAGLGLVAIYFATQVVFDKSDLAKYSV; via the exons ATGATGATCCAGAGGCTGTGGGTGAGCCGCCTGCTGCGGCATCGGAAAGCCCAGCTCCTGCTGGTCAACCTGCTGACCTTTGGCCTGGAGGTGTGCCTGGCTGCAGGCATCACCTACGTGCCACCCCTGCTGCTAGAAGTCGGAGTAGAAGAGAAGTTCATGACCATGGTGCTGG GCATCGGCCCAGTGCTGGGCCTGGTCTCCGTCCCACTCCTAGGCTCAGCCAGTGACCACTGGCGTGGGCGCTATGGCCGCCGCAGGCCCTTCATCTGGGCCCTGTCCCTGGGCATCCTGCTGAGCCTCTTTCTCATCCCGAGGGCCGGCTGGCTGGCAGGGCTGCTGTGCCCGGATCCCAGGCCCCTGGAGCTGGCACTGCTGATCATGGGTGTGGGGCTGCTGGACTTCTGTGGCCAGGTGTGCTTCACTCCACTGGAGGCCCTGCTCTCCGACCTCTTCCGGGACCCGGACCACTGTCGCCAAGCCTACTCCGTCTACGCCTTCATGATCAGCCTCGGGGGCTGCCTGGGGTACCTCCTGCCCGCCATTGACTGGGACGCCAGTGCCCTGGCCCCCTACCTGGGCACCCAGGAGGAGTGCCTCTTTGGCCTGCTCACGCTCATCTTCCTCACCTGTGTGGCAGCCACACTGTTAGTGACTGAGGAGGCAGCGCTGGGCCCGGCCGAGCCGGCGGAAGGGCTGTCGGTCCCTTCTGTGCAGCCCCGCTGCTGCCCGTGCCGGGCCCGCCTGGCTTTCTGGAACCTGGGCGCCCTGCTTCCCCGGCTGCATCAGCTCTGCTGCCGAATGCCTCGGACCCTCCGCCGGCTCTTTGTGGCCGAGCTGTGCAGCTGGATGGCACTCATGACCTTCACGCTGTTTTACACAGATTTCGTGGGAGAGGGGCTGTACCGGGGCGTGCCCAGGGCTGAGCCAGGCACCGAGGCCCGGAGACACTATGACGAAG GCGTCCGGATGGGCAGCCTGGGGCTGTTCCTGCAGTGCGCCATCTCCCTGGTCTTCTCTCTGGTCATGGACCGGCTGGTGCAGCGATTCGGCACCCGGGCAGTCTATCTGGCTAGTGTGGTGGCTTTCCCCGTGGCTGCTGGCGCCACATGCCTGTCTCACAGTGTGGCCGTGGTGACAGCCTCCGCTGCCCTCACCGGGTTCACCTTCTCGGCCCTGCAGATCCTGCCCTACACGCTGGCCGCCCTCTACCACCGGGAGAAGCAG GTGTTCCTGCCTAAATACCTAGGGGACTCTGGAGGTGGTGGCAGTGAGGACAGCCTGACAACCAGCTTCCTGCCAGGCCCTAAGACTGGGGCTCCCTTCCCCAACGGACACGTGGGTGCTGGAGGCAGCGGCCTGCTCCCGCCTCCACCCGCGCTCTGCGGGGCCTCCGCCTGCGACGTCTCCATGCGTGTGGTGGTGGGTGAGCCGACGGAGGCTAGGGTCGTTCCTGGCCGCGGCATCTGCCTGGACCTCGCCATCCTGGACAGTGCCTTCCTGCTGTCCCAGGTGGCCCCGTCCCTGTTTATGGGCTCCATCGTCCAGCTCAGCCAATCTGTCACTGCCTACATGGTGTCTGCTGCAGGCCTGGGTCTGGTCGCCATTTACTTTGCTACACAGGTAGTGTTTGACAAGAGCGACTTGGCCAAGTACTCGGTGTAG